The following is a genomic window from Candidatus Zixiibacteriota bacterium.
GCACCGCGTGATCCCCCCGAAGATGTTGACCAGGATGGCCTTCACGTTGGGATCCGAGGTGATGATGCGCAGCGCCGTCACCACCTTCTGCGGGTTGGACGAGCCGCCGATATCGAGGAAATTGGCCGGCTCGCCCCCGTAGCGCTTCACGAGATCCATGGTCGCCATCGCCAGCCCCGCTCCGTTGACCATGCACCCGATCGTCCCCTCGAGTTTCACGTACGAGAGGTCGGCCTCGCGCGCCTGGGTCTCGGTCGGCGGCTCCGCGTCCAGGTCCCGCATGGCCGTGATTGCCGGCTGGCGGTAGAGGGCGTTGTCGTCGATGTTGACTTTCGCGTCGATCGCCACCACCTCGCTCGCCGCGTTCGTGATGAGCGGATTGATTTCCACCAGCGACGCATCCACCGCCCAGAACGTCTCGTAGAGCTTCATGATGATGTCGGCCGCCTGGCGGACCTGGCTGATGTCCCGGTAGAGCTTGTAGGCGAGGTTCCGCGCCTGGAACAGCTTCAGCCCGGTGACCGGATCGACCGCCAGCTTGTGAATCTTCTCGGGCGTCTTCGCCGCCACTTCCTCGATGTCGATCCCGCCCGCCGCCGACACCATGATCACCGGCCTCCGGCTCGCCCGGTCGAGGATGATTCCCACGTACGCTTCCGAGATGATGTCGGCGGCCTCCGTAACCAGCACCTTCTTGACCGTCAGACCCTTGATGTCCATCCCCAGGATGGTGGTGGCGAGCACTTTCGCGGCCTCGGCGTTTTCGGCGTATTTGACCCCCCCGGCCTTGCCGCGGCCGCCGACGTGGACCTGCGCCTTCACCATCACCGGCTTGTTCACCCGGTCGGCGATCTGATACGCCTCCAGCGGCGTCGTCGCCACGTCCCCCGCCGGCACCGGGATCCCGTGGCGCGCGAACAGTTGCTTCGCCTGATACTCGTGAATCTTCATAGGTCGGATTCCTTATCGTTCGGACTCTCCTTCGTTGCCTCGTAGAACTCCCGGGCCAGGTCCGCCAGCGTCTCCGGCTGATTCAGCTCCGGGTCGTCGAGCACCTGCTCCAGCAGGTAGTCCAGCACGCGGCCGATCAGCGGCCCGGGCGCCACCTTCAGGATACGCATCACGTCGCCGCCGTCAAGTGCCAGATCGTTCAGCGAAAACGGCGGTTTCCGGTCCAGCTCCGCGCGGATCCGGGCCTCAAATTCGTCCACATCGTCCGTCCGTCCCCCCATGCCCTGGGCGGTCACATCGGCCCGCCGCAGGTCCAAAAGGTCGAAAATAAGGGGCACGCCTACCCGGCGGACCAGCCGGCGCAACCCCTTGTCGGTCACGTCCGTCGTGAACATGTGCCGCTCGACCAGGGTGGTCACCTGCCGGATCAGGTCGTGGGCGAAGCGCAGGCGGCGCAGCACGCTCCGGGCGGTCGCCGCGCCGAGCATCTCGTGGCCGTAGAACGTCGCCCCCGGCTGCCCCTCCCGGATCACCTCGCGCTTGGCCTGCGGCTTGTTGATATCGTGGAACAGCGCCGCCAGCCGCACCGCCAGCCCGCGCGGGCAGGCGTCGATCGTCCGCAGCGTGTGTTCGAACACGTCGTAGGCGTGGAACCCGCCCGGCTGCGCCACGCCGACACAGGCCTGCAGTTCGGGGAGGACCTCCGCCAGGAGCCCGCTCCGTTCCATCAGCTGGAGTCCGCGCGAGGGGCGGGCCGCCCGCTCGAGCAGTTTGCGCAGCTCCTCGGCGATCCGCTCGGCCGAGACCGTCCGGATAAGCGGGGCCTTGGCCGCGATCGCCGCAAACGTCCGCTCCTCGATGTCGAATTCGAAGCGCGCCGCAAACCCCACCGCCCGCAGCATGCGCAGCGGGTCGTCGGTGAATGACTCCGGGTAGACCATCCGGACCAGCCGCTTGCGCAGGTCTTCCTGCCCGCCGAGCGGGTCGATGATCTCGTCGGACCCCAGCGCGATCGCCATCGCGTTGATCGTGAAATCCCGCCGCACGAGGTCGTCTTCGATCGCCAGCGCGGGATCGTACCGCACCTCGAAATCCTTGTGCCCCACCCCCGTCGAGTGCTCCGTCCGGGGCAGCGAAATGTCGAACGTCACCGGCGCCCCGTCCCGGTACTCCGTGTACTTGATTACCCCGAAACTGCGGCCCACCAGGTTTACCTGGCCGAACTGCCGCAGCAGGCGCGACAACTCGTCGTACCCGATCCCCGTGACGAGGAAATCCCGGTCCGCGCTCGCCGGACTCCCGGCCAGCAGCCGGTCCCGGACCGTTCCTCCGACCTCGTACATGCGGCCTTTCTCCAGAACTGCCTCGATCGCTTCCCGTGACAATTCGTTCATTTCAATCCGGGCGTATGCGCGTTCCCGCCTGGCCGTGCACCGCGGCGTGAGCGTTTTCCAGCGACGTAATGATCACGAGTTTTCCCCCGTGCTCGATGAATTTCACCGCCGCTTCCACCTTCGGCCCCATCGACCCCGGGGGGAAGTGTCCCTCGCGAAGGTACTGCCGCATCCGCGTCACCGTCACTTCTTCGAGCTTTTTCTCCTGCGGGGTGCCGAAAGCGACGGCGACGTGGTCGACGGCGGTGAGGATGCACAGGATGTCGGCGCCGATCTCGTTGGCCAGCACCGCCGAGGCGAGGTCTTTGTCGATCACCGCATCGAACCCCTCGTAGTATCCCCGGCCGTCGAGGTAGACCGGGATGCCGCCGCCGCCGGCGGCGATGACGATGATACCGCGGGCGACCAGCTCCCTGATCGTCTCGCCGTTGACCACGGCGGTCGGTTTCGGCGACGGGACCACGCGCCGCCACCCCCGCTGAGCATCCTGCTTCATGGTCCACCCGCGCTCCTTGGCGAAGCGCCGCGCCTCCTCTTCGGTGTAGAACTGCCCGATGAATTTGGTCGGGTTCTGGAGGGCCGGGTCGTTCATATCGATGAGCATCTGGGTGATGAGGGTGACCACGCGCCGGTCGATTTTCTCGCTGCGCAGCCGGTTCTGGAGCGACTGCTCGATCATGTAGCCCATCCCGCCCTCGGTGTCCGCCACCAGCACGCCCAAGGGCAGGATCGGCGCCCGTCCGCGGGCGAGTTCCACCCGCAAGAGCGCGTTGCCGACCTGCGGCCCGTTGCCGTGCGAGATCACCAGGTTGAAACCGTCGCGCGCCAGATCCACGATCCCGTCCAGCGATTTCCGCGTGTTCGCGAACTGGTTGGCGATCGTGTCTTCCTGGTCCGGCCGGGTGATCGCGTTCCCGCCGAGCGCCACCACTGCCGTTCTGTTTGCTGCTGTCTGCCTGATTGGTCTGTCCTCGTTGCAGTTCATGCCGGCGGGCCGGGGGTTTTCCCCGGCCCGCGCCGTGGTCATCCGCGGGCTTTCTTCCTCGGGGCCGGCGCCTTGGCCGCCCCTTTCTTCTGCCGTCCGACAAATTCGCCCAGCACGTCCGCCAGGTTCGGCCGCCCGATCTCCTGCAGGCTGTAACCCACCCGCACCGTCGGTTTCCTGATCTTGATGATCCGCGACAGGTCGATCGGCGTGGCGATCACCACCGCGTCGCACTCCGTCCGGTTGATCGTCGTCTCCAGATCCTTGATCTGCTTCGGGCCGTAGCCCATGGCCGGGAGGAGGACTCCGATGTCCGGGTACTTCTTGAATGTCTCCGAGATCGAGTTGACCGTGTAGGGCCGGGGATCGACCAGTTCGGCCGCGCCGAATTTCTCGGCCGCCACCACGCCCGCCCCGTAGGCCATCTCGCCGTGGGTGAGTGTCGGCCCGTCCTCGACCACGAGCAC
Proteins encoded in this region:
- the sucC gene encoding ADP-forming succinate--CoA ligase subunit beta; amino-acid sequence: MKIHEYQAKQLFARHGIPVPAGDVATTPLEAYQIADRVNKPVMVKAQVHVGGRGKAGGVKYAENAEAAKVLATTILGMDIKGLTVKKVLVTEAADIISEAYVGIILDRASRRPVIMVSAAGGIDIEEVAAKTPEKIHKLAVDPVTGLKLFQARNLAYKLYRDISQVRQAADIIMKLYETFWAVDASLVEINPLITNAASEVVAIDAKVNIDDNALYRQPAITAMRDLDAEPPTETQAREADLSYVKLEGTIGCMVNGAGLAMATMDLVKRYGGEPANFLDIGGSSNPQKVVTALRIITSDPNVKAILVNIFGGITRCDDVANGLVQALDELKPKTPIVVRLAGTNEAEAARILARYHLPFEDTLDKVVKKAIALAGGQD
- a CDS encoding HD domain-containing protein; this encodes MNELSREAIEAVLEKGRMYEVGGTVRDRLLAGSPASADRDFLVTGIGYDELSRLLRQFGQVNLVGRSFGVIKYTEYRDGAPVTFDISLPRTEHSTGVGHKDFEVRYDPALAIEDDLVRRDFTINAMAIALGSDEIIDPLGGQEDLRKRLVRMVYPESFTDDPLRMLRAVGFAARFEFDIEERTFAAIAAKAPLIRTVSAERIAEELRKLLERAARPSRGLQLMERSGLLAEVLPELQACVGVAQPGGFHAYDVFEHTLRTIDACPRGLAVRLAALFHDINKPQAKREVIREGQPGATFYGHEMLGAATARSVLRRLRFAHDLIRQVTTLVERHMFTTDVTDKGLRRLVRRVGVPLIFDLLDLRRADVTAQGMGGRTDDVDEFEARIRAELDRKPPFSLNDLALDGGDVMRILKVAPGPLIGRVLDYLLEQVLDDPELNQPETLADLAREFYEATKESPNDKESDL
- the arcC gene encoding carbamate kinase, with the translated sequence MNCNEDRPIRQTAANRTAVVALGGNAITRPDQEDTIANQFANTRKSLDGIVDLARDGFNLVISHGNGPQVGNALLRVELARGRAPILPLGVLVADTEGGMGYMIEQSLQNRLRSEKIDRRVVTLITQMLIDMNDPALQNPTKFIGQFYTEEEARRFAKERGWTMKQDAQRGWRRVVPSPKPTAVVNGETIRELVARGIIVIAAGGGGIPVYLDGRGYYEGFDAVIDKDLASAVLANEIGADILCILTAVDHVAVAFGTPQEKKLEEVTVTRMRQYLREGHFPPGSMGPKVEAAVKFIEHGGKLVIITSLENAHAAVHGQAGTRIRPD